The following coding sequences are from one Nicotiana tomentosiformis chromosome 3, ASM39032v3, whole genome shotgun sequence window:
- the LOC138908213 gene encoding NAD(P)H-quinone oxidoreductase subunit 2 A, chloroplastic-like, translated as MIAGLELAKSLGPEVIEAKCDSLLVVNQVNGMFEVIEERMQRYLDKLQVMLHQFKEWTLQHVSRDQNRKADALANLGSSVDDDTFRDGMERRIHINQLSNHSRDFMGYLSSVRLNSSMKEVRNPLFDSDSPTPVVAFLSVTSKVAASASATRIFDIPFYFSSNEWHLLLEILAILSMILGNLIAITQTSMKRMLAYSSIGQIGYVIIGIIVGDSNDGYASMITYMLFYISMNLGTFACIVLFGLRTGTDNIRDYAGLYTKDPFLALSLALCLLSLGGLPPLAGFFGKLYLFWCGWQAGLYFLVLIGLLTDIPDRAQPSPFLNEKAKSSPYLRK; from the exons atgattgcaggtctcgaactggccaaAAGCTTAGGGCCAGAGGTGAttgaagctaagtgtgactcccttcttgtggtgaaccaagttaatggaatGTTCGAAGTCAtagaggaacgaatgcaaagatacttggataaactgCAAGTAATGTTACATcagttcaaggagtggactctacaacatgtgtctcgggatcaaaacagaaaagctgatgcccttgctaacttgggatcgtcggtcgatgaTGATACTTTCAGAGACGGGATGGAAA GAAGGATCCATATAAACCAATTATCCAATCATTCCCGTGACTTTATGGGCTATCTTTCAAGTGTGCGACTAAATTCTTCAATG AAAGAAGTGAGGAATCCTCTTTTCGACTCTGACTCTCCCACTCCAGTCGTTGCCTTTCTTTCTGTTACTTCGAAAGTAGCTGCTTCAGCTTCAGCCACTCGAATTTTCGATATTCCTTTTTATTTCTCATCAAACGAATGGCATCTTCTTCTGGAAATCCTAGCTATTCTTAGCATGATATTGGGAAATCTCATTGCTATTACTCAAACAAGCATGAAACGTATGCTTGCATATTCGTCCATAGGCCAAATCGGATATGTAATTATTGGAATAATTGTTGGAGACTCAAATGATGGATATGCAAGCATGATAACTTATATGCTGTTCTATATCTCCATGAATCTAGGAACTTTTGCTTGCATTGTATTATTTGGTCTACGTACCGGAACTGATAACATTCGAGATTATGCAGGATTATACACAAAAGATCCTTTTTTGGCTCTCTCTTTAGCCCTATGTCTCTTATCCCTAGGAGGTCTTCCTCCACTAGCAGGTTTTTTCGGAAAACTCTATTTATTCTGGTGTGGATGGCAGGCAGGCCTATATTTCTTGGTTTTAATAGGACTCCTTACAGATATACCAGATAGAGCGCAACCAAGTCCATTTTTGAATGAGAAGGCTAAATCATCACCTTATTTGAGGAAGTAG